The Streptomyces achromogenes DNA segment CATCCTGGTCGGCCTCCTCATCTACGGCGTCTTCGGTCTGATCTCCGACAGCGCGGTCCGTGTCGTCGAACGGAGGGTGCTGTCATGGCGCCGCACACTGAGCAGCTGACCCCCACCGCCGCCGTCCGGCTGCGCGGTCTGACCCGGTCGTTCGACGGCCGCACGGTCCTCGACGCCGTCGACCTGGACATCCCCGCCGGACAGTTCGTGGCCCTGCTCGGGCACAGCGGCTCCGGCAAGAGCACCCTGCTGCGGGCGGTCGCGGGCCTGGACCACGCGGTCGCCGGCAGCGGAGAGCTGACGGCTCCGGAGCGGGTCTCGGTCGTCTTCCAGGACTCGCGGCTGCTGCCCTGGCGGCGGGTGCTGGAGAACGTCCTGCTGGGCCTCGACGGCAGGGAGGCCGAGCGCAAGGGGCGGGAGGCGCTCGCCGAGGTCGGGCTGGAGGGACGCGAGCGGGCCTGGCCCAACGAGCTGTCCGGCGGTGAGGCGCAGCGCGCCGCACTGGCCCGCTCCCTGGTCCGCGAGCCCGAACTCCTGCTGGCCGACGAGCCGTTCGGGGCACTGGACGCACTCACCCGGATCAGGATGCACACCCTGCTGCGCGAACTGTGGGAGCGCCACCGGCCCTCCGTGCTGCTCGTCACGCACGACGTGGACGAGGCGATCGTGCTCGCCGACCGTGTCCTCGTCCTGGAGCACGGCCGGATCGGGCTCGACCTGACCGTCGAGCGGCCGCATCCCCGCTCGTACCGGGATCCGCTGCTCGGCGAGTACCGCGAGCGGCTGCTTGCGGCGCTGGGTGTGACCGCGGACGTCGGCTGACTCCGGCCGGCACCCGGCCGGCCGGTCCGCCTCCTGGGGGGCTGCCGCCCCCGGACCCCCGCTTCGGCCCTGAAGGGGCCTCGTCCCCGAACGCCGGACGGCCGAGTCTTCCCGGCGTTCATTTCCTCCTCCACCGTCCGAAGGACACGTCATGCCCCGCCAGCTTCACCTCAACGCGTTTCTCATGAACACCGGTCATCACGAGGCCTCGTGGCGGCTGCCCGAGAGCGATCCGTACGCCCACGTCGAGCTGAGCCACTACGTCCATCTGGCCCGGACCGCCGAACGCGGGGCCTTCGACTCGCTGTTCCTCGCCGACGGACCCCAGTTGTGGGGCGACCTGGCGCAGCGGCCGGCCGGCTCGCTGGAGCCGCTCACGCTGCTCACCGCGCTGGCGACGGCGACCGAGCACATCGGTCTCATCGCCACCGCGTCGACCTCCTACAACTCCCCCTACAACCTGGCCCGCAAGTTCGCCTCGCTGGACATCATCAGCGGCGGCCGGGCCGGCTGGAACATCGTCACCACGGCAGGCGCGGAGGCCGCCCGCAACTTCGGTCTCGACGCCGAGCCCGCGCACGCCGAGCGGTACGCCCGGGCCGCCGAATTCCTCGACGTGGCGCTGAAGCTCTGGGACAGCTGGGAGGACGACGCGATCGTCGCCGACAAGGCGGCCGGCGTCTGGGGCGACGACCGCAAGATCCACCCGCCCCGGCACCGGGGGACCTACTTCAGCGTCGAGGGAGCGCTCAACGTCCCGCGTTCGCCGCAGGGTTACCCCCTGCTGGTGCAGGCGGGCTCGAGCGAGGACGGCAAGGTGTTCGCCGCCCGGTACGCGGAGGCGGTGTTCACGGCCCAGCAGACCCTCGCCGACGCGCAGGCCTTCTACGCCGACCTGAAGGCCCGCACGGCGGCGGGCGGCCGCGATCCGGACCACATCAAGGTGCTGCCCGGGATCGTGCCGGTGATCGGCTCCACGGAGGCGGAGGCGCGGGCGCACGAACGCGTCCTCGAGGACCACATCGTGTACGCGCACGGTGTCGGGCGGCTGGAATCGCTGCTGCAACTGGAGCCCGGCACACTGGAGTTGGACGCCGAGCTGCCTGCCGTCCTGCCGCCCGAGGAGGCCATCGAGGGCGCGAAGAGCCGCTACACGCTGGTGGTGGAGCTGGCCCGGCGCGAGCGCCTCACCGTGCGGCAGCTGATCGGGCGGCTCGGCGGCGGCCGCGGGCATCTCACCTTCGCGGGGACGCCGGAGCAGGTCGCCGACACGATCGAGACCTGGTTCCGGCAGGGCGCCGCCGACGGTTTCAACATCATGCCCGCCGTCCTTCCCTCCGGCCTCGACGCCTTCGTCGACCACGTCGTCCCGATCCTGCGCGCCCGCGGACTGCTGCGCACCGGGTACGGCGCGCGCACCACCCTGCGCGAGCGGTACGGCCTGCCGCGTCCCGCCAACCAGCACGTCGCCCCCGCACTCGCCACCGTCTGACTCGCCACCGTCTGACTCGTCGCCCCCCGATTCGTCGCCGCCCGATTCGTCGCCGTCCGACTCGCCACCGTCTGAAAGGACCCCCTTCCATGTCCCTCCACCTGCGCAAGCTCTCCGCGAACATCGGCGCCCATGTCAGCGGCGTCGACGTCTCCGGACCTCTCGACGGGGACACCCGTGCCGCCCTGCGCGAGGCGCTCAACGTCCACAAGGCGCTGGTCTTCGACGACGTGGACCTCGACGACGACAGCCAGCAGGCCTTCGTCCGTCAGTTCGGCGACGTCACCACCGCCCACCCCACCGTGCCCGCCGTCGACGGCGCTCCGAACGTGCTGCCCGTCGACAGCGAGCGGGGCGTCGCCAACCACTGGCACACCGACGTCACGTTCGTCCTCAACCCGCCGCAGGCCAGCACCCTGCGCAGCATCACGATCCCGCCGTACGGAGGCGAGACCCTGATCGCCAGCTCGGCCGCCGCCTACCGTCAGCTGCCCGAACCGCTGCGCGCGCTGGCCGACACACTGTGGGCCGAGCACACCAACGACTACGACTACGCGGTTCCCGCGGAGGAGATCGACGAGGAACGGGACGCCCAGCGCGCCCAGTTCACGTCCATCACGTTCCGCACCGCCCACCCCGTGGTCCGGGTCCACCCGCTGACCGGTGAACGCGGCCTGTTCATCGGCGGGTTCGCGCAGCGGATCGTGGGGCTGTCGGTGGGCGAGTCGCGCCGGATCCTCGACCTGCTCCAGTCGTACGTCGTGCGGCCGGAGAACGTCCTGCGCCACCGCTGGTCGGAGCACCAGCTGGTGCTGTTCGACAACCGCATCACCCAGCACTACGCCGTCGACAACTACGACAAGCAGCCGCGCCGGCTGCACCGGGTGACCGCCGCCGGCGACATCCCGGTCGGCGTCGACGGCAAGGAGAGCTATTCGATCGAGGGGGACGCGGCGCACTACACGTCCGTCGCGGCGTAACCGCGCCGTGCCGGGAGCGGCCCCGCGAGGACAGGACTCGCGGGGCCGCTCCCGTGCCGTTTCCGTGCCGTTCCCCCTGCCGCTCCCGTACGGCGACCGGGCGAGTCGCGACGCCCGGACGGCGCGGGGGGTTCCCGGCGGACGCCGTCGCGGGCGACAGTGGCCCGCATGGGTCTTCCGAAGAGGCGTTGCCCCAACTGCGGGGACACCGAGCAGCACTTCCGGCGCCTGCACGCCGCCGAGCGCGTCTACGCCCTCGGGCAGGTGGACAGCGCGGACGTCCACAAGTACTGGCGCTGCACCCGCCAGGGCTGCGTGCGGGTGCAGTCCTACTTCAACTGGCGGGCCGGCTTCGACCTCCCGGAGGAGTTCCGGACGCCTCCGCAGCCGGCGGCCACCTAGCGTCCGTGCCGGCCGGGTGCCCGCCTCCGCCCGCGGGGCGTCACGGCCTCACAGGTTGCTGAAGTCGGGGCCCTTGGTACGGGTGCGCTTGATCTCGTAGAAACCGGGGACCGAGGCCACCGCGAGGGTGCCGTCCCACAGGCGGCCGGCCTCCTCGCCCTGGGGGGCGGGGGTGACGACGGGGCCGAAGAAGGCGATCTGCTCGCCGTCGGGTCCGGGCACGGCGATGACGGGGGTGCCGACGTCCTGGCCGACCTTCTCGATGCCCTCCTTGTGGGAGGCGCGCAGCTGGGCGTCGAACTCGAAGTCCGACTGCTCGGCGTAGTCGATCAGGGAGGCGGGCAGGCCGACGTCCTTCAGCGCGCCGGCGATGGCCTCCACGGTCGGGCCCTCGCCGTTGTTGTGTATGCGGGTGCCGAGAGCGGTGTACAGCGGGCCGAGGACGTCCTCGCCGTGCAGCTGCCAGGCGGCGGTGACCACGCGCACCGGCTGCCAGGCCTTGACCGCCAGCATCTCGCGGTACTCCTCGGGCAGCTCGTCGAGCTTGTTCTCGTTGAGGACGGCGAGGCTCATCACATGCCAGCGGACCTCGATGTCACGGACCTTCTCGACTTCCAGCACCCACCGGGAGGTCATCCAGGCCCACGGGCACAGCGGGTCGAACCAGAAGTCGACGGGGGTCTTCTCCGACATGTCTCTCCCTAGAGATCCTCAGCAGACACAGCTTTCCCTCTCAACACCGCGACCCGTGCCGCACATTCCCTGCCGCCCCGTGTCAGGGGCGCATGGCAGGATCGCTCCTGTCCGCAGACCCATGCGCCACGCAGTGAGGGAGTACCGCCCGTGCCCGGTGAGAACCTGTCCCGCGACGAGGCCCGGGAGCGGGCCGCCCTGCTGTCCGTCGACGGATACGACGTGTCCCTCGACGTCCGTTCGGCGGTCGACGACCACTCCGGGGACGCGCCACGCACCTTCAGGTCGGTCACCACGATCCGGTTCCGCTGCAACGAGCCCGGCGCGTCGACCTTCGCCGACCTGATCGCGCCGAGTGTGACGTCCGTCTCCCTCAACGGCCGCGACCTCGACCCCGGCGAGGTCTTCGACGGCGCCCGGATCCTGCTGGAGGACCTGGCGGCGGAGAACGAGCTGGTGGTGGACGCCCGGTGCGCGTACTCCCGCTCGGGCGAGGGCCTGCACCGCTTCGTCGACCCGGAGGACGGCGAGGTCTACCTCTACACGCAGTACGAGCCCGCCGACGCGCGCCGGGTCTTCGTCACCTTCGAGCAGCCCGACCTCAAGGCCCCCTTCCGCTTCGAGGTGCGCGCGCCCGAGGAATGGACGGTGTGGAGCAACGGCGCCGGCGAGCGCGCGGACGGGGTCTGGCGGTTCGCGGAGACGAAGCCGATCTCGACGTACATCACCTGTGTCGTGGCCGGCCCCTACCACTACGTGACGGACACGTACACGCGCGACCTGGGCGACGGCACGACGCTGGAGATCCCCCTCGGCGCGATGTGCCGCAAGGGGCTGGCCCCCTACTTCGACGCCGACGACGTCTTCCTGATCACGCGGCAGGGCCTGGACTTCTTCCACGACCACTTCGACTACCCGTACCCCTTCGGCAAGTACGACCAGGCGTTCGTGCCCGAGTACAACCTCGGCGCGATGGAGAACCCGGGCCTGGTGACCTTCCGCGAGGAGTACATCTTCCGGGGGAAGGTGACGAAGACCTCCTACGAGGCGCGGGCGAACGTCATCCTGCACGAGATGGCCCACATGTGGTTCGGCGACCTCGTCACCATGGTGTGGTGGGACGACCTGTGGCTGAAGGAGTCCTTCGCCGACTTCATGGGCACCTTCGCCAGCGTCGGCGCGACGCGCTTCTCCGACGCCTGGATCACCTTCGCCAACCGCCGCAAGGCCTGGGCCTACCGCGCGGACCAGCTGCCCTCCACGCACCCGATCACCGCCGACATCCGCGACCTTCAGGACGCCAAGCTCAACTTCGACGGCATCACCTACGCCAAGGGCGCCAGCGTGCTCAAGCAGCTGGTGGCCTACGTCGGTCAGGACGCGTTCATGGAGGGCGCCCGCCGCTACTTCAAGCGGCACGCGTACGGCAACAACCGGCCTCGGCGACCTGCTGTCGGTCCTCGGCGAGACCAGCGGCCGGGACATGGGCGCGTGGGCGCGGTCCTGGCTGCAGACGGCGGGCGTGAACTCGCTGACCCCGCAGGTGCTGCTGGACGCGGCGGGCCGGGTCGCCGAGCTGGCGGTGCTCCAGGAGGCCCCGGAGTCCCATCCGGAGCTGCGGCCGCACCGGGTGGCCGTCGGTCTCTACCGCCGGGAGGAGGGCC contains these protein-coding regions:
- a CDS encoding ABC transporter ATP-binding protein, giving the protein MAPHTEQLTPTAAVRLRGLTRSFDGRTVLDAVDLDIPAGQFVALLGHSGSGKSTLLRAVAGLDHAVAGSGELTAPERVSVVFQDSRLLPWRRVLENVLLGLDGREAERKGREALAEVGLEGRERAWPNELSGGEAQRAALARSLVREPELLLADEPFGALDALTRIRMHTLLRELWERHRPSVLLVTHDVDEAIVLADRVLVLEHGRIGLDLTVERPHPRSYRDPLLGEYRERLLAALGVTADVG
- a CDS encoding LLM class flavin-dependent oxidoreductase; translated protein: MPRQLHLNAFLMNTGHHEASWRLPESDPYAHVELSHYVHLARTAERGAFDSLFLADGPQLWGDLAQRPAGSLEPLTLLTALATATEHIGLIATASTSYNSPYNLARKFASLDIISGGRAGWNIVTTAGAEAARNFGLDAEPAHAERYARAAEFLDVALKLWDSWEDDAIVADKAAGVWGDDRKIHPPRHRGTYFSVEGALNVPRSPQGYPLLVQAGSSEDGKVFAARYAEAVFTAQQTLADAQAFYADLKARTAAGGRDPDHIKVLPGIVPVIGSTEAEARAHERVLEDHIVYAHGVGRLESLLQLEPGTLELDAELPAVLPPEEAIEGAKSRYTLVVELARRERLTVRQLIGRLGGGRGHLTFAGTPEQVADTIETWFRQGAADGFNIMPAVLPSGLDAFVDHVVPILRARGLLRTGYGARTTLRERYGLPRPANQHVAPALATV
- a CDS encoding TauD/TfdA dioxygenase family protein; the encoded protein is MSLHLRKLSANIGAHVSGVDVSGPLDGDTRAALREALNVHKALVFDDVDLDDDSQQAFVRQFGDVTTAHPTVPAVDGAPNVLPVDSERGVANHWHTDVTFVLNPPQASTLRSITIPPYGGETLIASSAAAYRQLPEPLRALADTLWAEHTNDYDYAVPAEEIDEERDAQRAQFTSITFRTAHPVVRVHPLTGERGLFIGGFAQRIVGLSVGESRRILDLLQSYVVRPENVLRHRWSEHQLVLFDNRITQHYAVDNYDKQPRRLHRVTAAGDIPVGVDGKESYSIEGDAAHYTSVAA
- a CDS encoding DsbA family protein, yielding MSEKTPVDFWFDPLCPWAWMTSRWVLEVEKVRDIEVRWHVMSLAVLNENKLDELPEEYREMLAVKAWQPVRVVTAAWQLHGEDVLGPLYTALGTRIHNNGEGPTVEAIAGALKDVGLPASLIDYAEQSDFEFDAQLRASHKEGIEKVGQDVGTPVIAVPGPDGEQIAFFGPVVTPAPQGEEAGRLWDGTLAVASVPGFYEIKRTRTKGPDFSNL